From one Streptomyces sp. NBC_01478 genomic stretch:
- the folC gene encoding bifunctional tetrahydrofolate synthase/dihydrofolate synthase, with amino-acid sequence MTDSDPFDEIIEAETDRDPDLAVIEAGSRTLRTQGTGAPQADVPGRPEDPALDKALREVEADLATRWGETKLEPSVSRIAALMDVLGDPQRSYPSIHITGTNGKTSTARMIEALLGAFELRTGRYTSPHVQSITERISLDGAPISAERFIETYNDIKPYIDMVDAQQEFRLSFFEVLTGMAYAAFADAPVDVAVVEVGMGGSWDATNVIDADVAVVTPIDLDHTDRLGGTTGEIATEKAGIIKQDATVILAQQPVDAAQVLLKKAVEVDATVAREGLEFGVVSRSVAVGGQLVNLRGLGGEYEEIYLPLHGPYQAHNAAVALAAVEAFFGVGAQRPDPLAIDTVRKAFASVTSPGRLEVVRRSPTVVLDAAHNPAGARATAEAVAEAFDFSRLIGVVGASGDKNVRGLLEAFEPMFAEVVVTQNSSHRAMDVDELAGIAVEVFGDERVQVEPRLPDALEAAITLAEEDGEFAGGGVLVTGSVITVGEARLLLGRG; translated from the coding sequence GTGACTGACAGCGACCCGTTCGACGAGATCATCGAGGCCGAGACAGACCGCGACCCCGACCTCGCGGTCATCGAGGCCGGCAGCCGAACCCTCCGCACCCAGGGCACCGGCGCACCTCAGGCCGACGTACCCGGGCGCCCTGAAGACCCCGCCCTGGACAAGGCCCTCCGCGAGGTAGAGGCGGACCTGGCCACCCGCTGGGGCGAGACCAAGCTGGAGCCCTCGGTCAGCCGTATCGCCGCGCTGATGGACGTCCTGGGCGACCCGCAGCGCTCGTACCCCTCGATCCACATCACCGGCACGAACGGCAAGACGTCCACGGCCCGCATGATCGAGGCCCTGCTCGGCGCCTTCGAACTGCGGACCGGCCGCTACACCTCCCCGCACGTCCAGTCGATCACCGAACGCATCAGCCTCGACGGCGCCCCGATCTCCGCCGAGCGGTTCATCGAGACGTACAACGACATCAAGCCGTACATCGACATGGTGGACGCGCAGCAGGAGTTCAGGCTGTCGTTCTTCGAGGTGCTGACGGGGATGGCGTACGCCGCGTTCGCGGACGCGCCCGTCGATGTCGCCGTGGTGGAAGTCGGGATGGGCGGCTCCTGGGACGCCACCAACGTCATCGACGCCGACGTCGCGGTGGTCACCCCCATCGATCTCGACCACACCGACCGGCTCGGCGGGACGACCGGTGAGATCGCCACCGAGAAGGCCGGGATCATCAAGCAGGACGCGACCGTGATCCTGGCGCAGCAGCCGGTGGACGCGGCGCAGGTGCTGTTGAAGAAGGCCGTCGAGGTGGACGCGACCGTGGCCCGTGAGGGTCTGGAGTTCGGTGTCGTGTCCCGGAGCGTCGCGGTCGGCGGGCAGCTCGTCAACCTGCGCGGGCTCGGTGGCGAGTACGAGGAGATCTACCTCCCGCTGCACGGGCCGTACCAGGCGCACAACGCGGCCGTCGCCCTCGCCGCCGTAGAAGCGTTCTTCGGTGTCGGGGCGCAGCGGCCCGATCCGCTCGCGATCGACACCGTCCGGAAGGCGTTCGCGTCCGTCACCTCGCCGGGGCGGCTGGAGGTGGTGCGGCGGTCGCCGACCGTTGTGCTCGACGCGGCGCACAACCCCGCGGGCGCCCGTGCTACCGCCGAGGCCGTGGCCGAGGCCTTCGACTTCAGCCGGCTGATCGGGGTCGTCGGGGCCAGCGGCGACAAGAACGTGCGCGGGCTGCTCGAAGCCTTCGAGCCGATGTTCGCCGAGGTCGTCGTCACGCAGAACTCCAGTCACCGCGCGATGGACGTGGACGAACTGGCGGGGATCGCCGTCGAGGTGTTCGGCGACGAGCGGGTGCAGGTCGAGCCGCGGTTGCCGGACGCTCTGGAGGCCGCGATCACGCTGGCCGAGGAGGACGGCGAGTTCGCGGGCGGCGGTGTGCTCGTCACCGGTTCGGTCATCACCGTCGGTGAGGCCCGACTGCTCCTGGGGAGGGGCTGA